The stretch of DNA CCGTGTTCACCCGTTCAGTCAGCGATCCGCACTCATTGCTTCGTGCGAGTCCACTCAGACGGGCATGGTAACGATGAAGCCGCCTTGTTCCCGGAACTGGCGTTGTTGCGCTTCCGAAAACATGACGAGCGGCTCGCTGTGGCAGAACTGGCATTCCTTGACGGTGATGACGGCGTTCGGTTCACCGATTCCTAGCAGGTATTGCTTGGCGAGCGTCAGCGCCTGTTCCTGATTCGTGGTCATCACGTCGAAGTGGAGTTTGCCCTTCTTTCCCTTGACCCAGGTATCGTAGACGTGGACGCTGTCCGTTTGATTTGCCATGCTCGATCGGCTCCTCGTTATCGATTGAGTTAGCGCACGACCAACAGTACCAGGACGCCCAGCACCATGCGGTAGTAGGCGAAGACGCTCAAGCTGTGGCGTTGTACATAGGTGAGAAACGCGGCGATGACGGCCCAGGCGACGGCAAATGAGACCACCAGGCCGATCCCGAGGGCGACGTAGTCGTCCTGGCTGAAGGCGGCCTGCGATTTCAACATTTGATAGATGGTCGCGATGATCATGGTCGGGAGGGCCAGGAAGAAGGAGTATTCGGTCGCGACACGGCGGTCGAGACCGGCCAGCAGCCCGCCGACAATCGTGGAGCCGGAACGGGACATGCCCGGTATTAATGAGACGCATTGGGCCAGGCCGACCCAGAGGGCCAAGCGAGGGGTGACCTGGAGCAGTTCCGTCACGCGCACGCGGTCGCGCATGCGTTCGACCAGCAGGATGATGATGCCGCCCACAATCAGCGAGATCGCCACGGTCGTCGGTGAGAAGAGATAGGCCTTGATCGACTTGTGAGCGAAGAACCCCACGAATGCCGCTGGCAAAAAGGCCAGTCCCAGACCGATGACAAACCAGAGATTGGGCTGGGCTTGAATGGACTGTGGAATGAGCGTCGACCAGGGCGCTGTGCCGCGTGACGCCACGAGCGCTCGAAAGTCACGTTGTTCGCGGAGCGCATGTGCCGCGAGCGAGGCTAGCTTGGTGCGTTCGTAGGCGATGATGGCGAGGATCGACCCCAGCTGGATCGAGATTTCCACGTTTGAGGCGATGTCTCCCGTGAATCCAAGCGCGTGCCCGACGAGAATCAGATGGCCCGTCGAGGAAACGGGAAGAAATTCCGTCAGTCCTTCGATGATGCCGAGAATGACGGCGAGCTCCGGGCCCCAGTTCATCATAATGGTCTGTGTGGGATGGTTTGTGAGTCTGCTGGTGGTTGGTCGCCGAACAGTCGTTGCATATTCCCAGACTGCTCTCCGGCAGTCAAGGGTCGTCACATTTTATCGGGTCATCACGGATG from Nitrospira sp. encodes:
- a CDS encoding DUF2024 family protein encodes the protein MANQTDSVHVYDTWVKGKKGKLHFDVMTTNQEQALTLAKQYLLGIGEPNAVITVKECQFCHSEPLVMFSEAQQRQFREQGGFIVTMPV
- a CDS encoding undecaprenyl-diphosphate phosphatase, producing MMNWGPELAVILGIIEGLTEFLPVSSTGHLILVGHALGFTGDIASNVEISIQLGSILAIIAYERTKLASLAAHALREQRDFRALVASRGTAPWSTLIPQSIQAQPNLWFVIGLGLAFLPAAFVGFFAHKSIKAYLFSPTTVAISLIVGGIIILLVERMRDRVRVTELLQVTPRLALWVGLAQCVSLIPGMSRSGSTIVGGLLAGLDRRVATEYSFFLALPTMIIATIYQMLKSQAAFSQDDYVALGIGLVVSFAVAWAVIAAFLTYVQRHSLSVFAYYRMVLGVLVLLVVR